One stretch of Variovorax sp. 54 DNA includes these proteins:
- a CDS encoding HU family DNA-binding protein yields MNKTELIEHIAKNADISKAAATRALESTIGAIRTTLKKGGSVSLVGFGTFAVGKRAARTGRNPRTGEAIKIKAAKIPKFRPGKALKDALN; encoded by the coding sequence GTGAACAAGACCGAACTGATTGAGCACATCGCAAAGAACGCCGATATTTCCAAAGCCGCAGCGACCCGTGCGCTCGAATCCACCATTGGCGCCATTCGCACCACGCTCAAGAAGGGCGGCTCCGTGTCGCTCGTCGGTTTCGGCACTTTCGCAGTCGGCAAACGCGCAGCCCGCACCGGCCGGAATCCCCGCACCGGCGAGGCGATTAAAATCAAGGCTGCCAAGATCCCGAAGTTCCGTCCCGGCAAGGCGCTCAAAGACGCGCTGAACTGA
- a CDS encoding tartrate dehydrogenase — MSTHRIAVIAGDGIGKEVMPEGLRVLDAAARKFGIDLKFDHFDFSSWDYCEKHGQMLPDNWKDQIGGHDAIFFGAVGWPEKIPDHVSLWGSLLMFRREFDQYINLRPARLMPGIIAPVVRRDGSPREPGEIDMYIVRENTEGEYSSIGGRMYQGTPREIVVQETVMSRVGVDRVLKFAFELAQSRPKKHLTSATKSNGISITMPYWDERVVEMAKGYPGITLDKFHIDILTAHFVQRPDFFDVVVASNLFGDILSDLGPACTGTIGIAPSANLNPERTTPSLFEPVHGSAPDIAGQGIANPIGQIWCGAMMLEFLGHKDAHDAILATIEKVLAPQSGAPRTPDIGGRAGTADLGKAIAEAL, encoded by the coding sequence ATGAGCACCCACAGAATCGCAGTCATCGCCGGCGACGGCATCGGCAAGGAAGTCATGCCCGAGGGGCTGCGCGTGCTCGATGCGGCGGCGCGCAAATTCGGCATCGACCTGAAGTTCGACCACTTCGACTTCTCGAGCTGGGACTATTGCGAGAAGCACGGCCAGATGCTGCCCGACAACTGGAAAGACCAGATCGGCGGCCACGACGCCATCTTCTTCGGTGCGGTCGGCTGGCCCGAGAAGATTCCCGACCACGTGTCGCTGTGGGGCTCGCTGCTCATGTTCCGCCGCGAGTTCGACCAGTACATCAACCTGCGCCCCGCGCGCCTGATGCCCGGCATCATCGCGCCGGTGGTGCGCCGCGACGGCTCGCCGCGTGAACCCGGCGAGATCGACATGTACATCGTGCGCGAGAACACCGAGGGCGAGTACTCGAGCATCGGCGGGCGCATGTACCAAGGCACGCCGCGCGAGATCGTGGTGCAGGAAACCGTGATGTCGCGCGTGGGCGTCGACCGCGTGCTGAAGTTCGCGTTCGAGCTGGCGCAGTCGCGGCCGAAGAAGCACCTGACGAGCGCCACCAAGTCGAACGGCATCTCGATCACCATGCCGTACTGGGACGAGCGCGTGGTGGAAATGGCCAAGGGCTACCCGGGCATCACGCTCGACAAGTTCCACATCGACATCCTCACGGCGCACTTCGTGCAGCGGCCCGACTTCTTCGATGTGGTGGTGGCGAGCAACCTGTTCGGCGACATCCTGTCCGACCTGGGCCCGGCCTGCACCGGCACGATCGGCATCGCGCCCAGCGCCAACCTCAACCCCGAGCGCACCACGCCCTCGCTGTTCGAGCCCGTGCACGGCTCGGCGCCCGATATTGCCGGCCAGGGCATCGCCAACCCGATCGGCCAGATCTGGTGCGGCGCGATGATGCTGGAGTTCCTCGGCCACAAGGACGCGCACGACGCGATCCTGGCGACCATCGAGAAGGTGCTCGCGCCCCAAAGCGGCGCACCGCGCACCCCGGACATCGGCGGTCGGGCGGGCACGGCCGACCTCGGAAAGGCAATTGCCGAGGCCCTTTGA